One segment of Agrococcus sp. ProA11 DNA contains the following:
- a CDS encoding NADPH-dependent FMN reductase, which yields MSQRPQIGIIVGSTRPVRVGRPVADELVTMIEAAGAEAVMLDLAEQRLPLLDEALPPASGVRTNAHSIAWAERIDALDGVVFLTPDYNSGYPAALKNAIDYLKAEWQGKPATIVSYGWAGGRSAAAQLASVLSYIGVALQGDGVQLPFERSDFDESMRMVDATAFVARSREALQASIDLVVAAAADELVSV from the coding sequence ATGTCCCAGCGCCCCCAGATCGGCATCATCGTCGGCAGCACCCGTCCCGTCCGCGTCGGCCGGCCCGTCGCCGACGAGCTCGTCACGATGATCGAGGCGGCAGGCGCCGAAGCCGTGATGCTGGACCTGGCAGAGCAGCGGCTGCCGCTGCTCGACGAGGCGCTGCCGCCGGCATCCGGTGTGCGCACCAACGCCCACAGCATCGCCTGGGCGGAGCGGATCGACGCGCTCGACGGCGTCGTCTTCCTGACCCCGGACTACAACTCGGGGTACCCGGCGGCCCTCAAGAACGCCATCGACTACCTGAAGGCGGAGTGGCAGGGCAAGCCCGCCACGATCGTCTCCTACGGCTGGGCCGGCGGGCGCTCGGCCGCGGCGCAGCTCGCATCCGTGCTCAGCTACATCGGCGTCGCGCTGCAGGGCGACGGCGTGCAGCTGCCCTTCGAGCGCAGCGACTTCGACGAGTCGATGCGCATGGTCGACGCCACCGCGTTCGTCGCGCGCTCTCGTGAGGCGCTGCAGGCGAGCATCGACCTGGTGGTCGCGGCGGCCGCCGACGAGCTCGTCTCGGTCTAG
- a CDS encoding DNA-formamidopyrimidine glycosylase family protein, with protein MPELPEVEALAVDLRERLTGRVIRRVDVLEIAALKTVDPPADALHGAPVRTVDRRGKHLVLSVDGGPHLVMHLARSGWIRWRDASPRPAAGRGRGPLAARVVLESPDGDPLAGDGFDVTEQATRKRLAIHVVAHPDQVLSIATLGPEPLSDDFTEQRFAAILANAGRAQIKGVLRDQQRIAGIGNAYSDEILHAAGMSPFHPASMPADEVHRLYEALRQVLTEAVEHAVGVPASSQKAEKRQHMRVHGRKGEACPVCGDTVRQVIYADSTLEYCATCQTGGKPLSDRVLSRLGVRR; from the coding sequence ATGCCAGAGCTGCCGGAGGTCGAAGCGCTCGCGGTCGATCTGCGCGAACGGCTCACCGGGCGGGTGATCCGCAGGGTCGACGTGCTCGAGATCGCCGCGCTCAAGACGGTCGATCCGCCGGCCGACGCCCTGCACGGCGCTCCCGTGCGCACGGTCGACCGCCGCGGCAAGCACCTCGTGCTCTCCGTCGACGGCGGCCCGCACCTCGTCATGCACCTCGCCCGCTCGGGCTGGATCCGGTGGCGCGATGCCTCGCCCCGGCCCGCGGCCGGCCGAGGCAGGGGTCCGCTGGCGGCGCGCGTCGTGCTCGAGTCACCGGACGGCGATCCGCTCGCCGGCGACGGCTTCGACGTGACCGAGCAGGCGACGCGCAAGCGGCTCGCCATCCACGTCGTGGCGCATCCCGATCAGGTGCTCTCCATCGCGACGCTGGGGCCGGAGCCGCTCAGCGACGACTTCACGGAGCAGCGCTTCGCGGCGATCCTCGCGAATGCGGGCCGCGCGCAGATCAAGGGCGTGCTGCGCGACCAGCAGCGCATCGCCGGCATCGGCAACGCCTACTCGGACGAGATCCTGCACGCGGCGGGCATGTCGCCATTCCACCCGGCATCGATGCCGGCCGACGAGGTGCACCGGCTGTACGAGGCGCTGCGCCAGGTGCTCACCGAGGCGGTCGAGCATGCCGTCGGGGTGCCGGCGTCATCGCAGAAGGCTGAGAAGCGGCAGCACATGCGCGTGCACGGTCGCAAGGGCGAAGCGTGTCCCGTCTGCGGCGACACCGTGCGGCAGGTGATCTACGCCGACTCGACGCTCGAGTACTGCGCCACCTGCCAGACCGGCGGCAAGCCGCTCTCCGATCGCGTGCTGTCGCGGCTCGGCGTGCGCCGCTGA
- a CDS encoding YciI family protein, with translation MIAVILSFSDDPARLELRPAHREKAAALVAEGTLAAGGPFADQSGALLLFATDDMGTVEAALADDPYYSAPGVRVATVQPWTVVSGGIVAHAG, from the coding sequence ATGATCGCCGTCATCCTCTCCTTCTCCGACGACCCCGCACGCCTCGAGCTGCGGCCCGCGCATCGCGAGAAGGCCGCCGCGCTGGTCGCCGAGGGCACGCTCGCGGCCGGCGGCCCCTTCGCCGATCAGTCGGGGGCACTGCTGCTGTTCGCGACCGACGACATGGGCACCGTCGAAGCCGCGCTCGCCGACGACCCGTACTACTCCGCCCCGGGAGTGCGAGTGGCCACGGTGCAGCCCTGGACCGTCGTCTCCGGCGGCATCGTCGCGCACGCAGGCTGA
- a CDS encoding NYN domain-containing protein, with translation MPTDLEARVAVYIDFDNILISRYDQLHGRGAFHADKVRTLPADGRESKARTRFQQATVDLGAIIDYASSFGSIVLSRAYADWSVPAHAAYRDQLLARAVDLVQMFPTTRALKNGADIRLAVDVVEDLFRLEDITHVVIVAGDSDYIALAQRAKRLGSYVVGIGVAGSTSKSLAAACDEFADYDALPGIEPVRIEELEPEPQPEPEAAPARRQTRGKGAKSQEAKGKAEDGAADTAAAAEPEAEAEPEAEQKPARRRRRATSESVAAEQDEVAMSRDERGDAATGLLERALRILHQKSDDEWLHANVVKEQMKRMDPVFNEKSLGHRSFTDFVTARSDLADMREEGQARLLQLKTL, from the coding sequence ATGCCAACAGACCTCGAGGCGCGTGTCGCCGTCTACATCGACTTCGACAACATCCTCATCTCCCGCTACGACCAGCTGCATGGCCGGGGCGCCTTCCACGCCGACAAGGTGCGCACGCTGCCGGCCGACGGCCGCGAGTCGAAGGCACGCACGCGCTTCCAGCAGGCAACCGTCGACCTCGGCGCGATCATCGACTACGCCTCCAGCTTCGGCTCGATCGTGCTGAGCCGTGCCTACGCCGACTGGTCGGTGCCGGCGCACGCCGCCTACCGCGACCAGCTGCTGGCGCGCGCGGTCGACCTGGTGCAGATGTTCCCCACCACCAGAGCGCTCAAGAACGGCGCCGACATCCGCCTCGCGGTCGACGTGGTCGAAGACCTCTTCCGGCTCGAGGACATCACGCACGTGGTGATCGTCGCCGGCGACAGCGACTACATCGCCCTCGCGCAGCGCGCGAAGCGGCTGGGCAGCTACGTGGTGGGCATCGGCGTCGCCGGCAGCACCTCGAAGTCGCTCGCCGCCGCCTGCGACGAGTTCGCCGACTACGACGCGCTGCCGGGCATCGAGCCGGTGCGCATCGAGGAACTCGAGCCCGAGCCCCAGCCGGAGCCCGAGGCGGCCCCGGCGCGCAGGCAGACGCGCGGCAAGGGTGCGAAGTCGCAGGAGGCCAAGGGCAAGGCCGAGGACGGTGCCGCCGACACCGCTGCAGCGGCCGAGCCCGAGGCAGAGGCAGAGCCCGAGGCGGAGCAGAAGCCGGCCCGCCGCCGCCGTCGCGCGACGAGCGAGTCGGTCGCGGCCGAGCAGGACGAGGTCGCGATGTCGCGCGACGAGCGCGGCGACGCCGCGACCGGCCTGCTGGAGCGCGCACTGCGCATCCTGCACCAGAAGTCGGATGACGAGTGGCTGCACGCCAACGTCGTCAAGGAGCAGATGAAGCGCATGGACCCGGTCTTCAACGAGAAGTCGCTGGGCCACAGGTCGTTCACCGACTTCGTGACCGCGCGCTCCGACCTGGCGGACATGCGCGAGGAGGGGCAGGCGCGCCTGCTGCAGCTCAAGACGCTCTAG
- a CDS encoding amidohydrolase, with protein sequence MTLDTHRPFIEDLYRELHANPELSLREHRTAARMAELLREAGFEVHEQVGAATGVVGVLRRGEGKTVLLRADMDGLPVTEVEQVPYRSTATDELGGSPVGIMHACGHDTHMAALQGALRILADRDDWSGTVIAVFQPAEETMDGALGMQDALRELFPDGIDVALGQHVMPGAAGTVLTASGPVMAASDHFVVTVRGRGGHGSQPEKTIDPIVLAASMVLRLQTIVSREVAPSDQAVLTIGTFRAGTRQNIIPETARFEINIRTFDERVRTRMIAAIERIVQGECAVAGAPPATIETGERAPLTINDAAAAAAVGAAFDAAFGDRHMPQTPLLGSEDFNYLPDTWGAPSVYWFYGGFDPELVAEATARGTADADVPSNHSPDFIPVLQPTLDTATTAMVAAARAFLV encoded by the coding sequence ATGACGCTCGACACGCACCGCCCGTTCATCGAGGACCTCTACCGCGAGCTGCACGCGAACCCCGAGCTCTCGCTCCGGGAGCACCGCACGGCAGCCCGGATGGCCGAGCTGCTGCGCGAGGCCGGGTTCGAGGTGCATGAGCAGGTCGGTGCCGCCACCGGCGTGGTCGGCGTGCTGCGCCGCGGCGAGGGGAAGACGGTGCTGCTGCGCGCCGACATGGACGGCCTGCCGGTCACCGAGGTCGAGCAGGTGCCCTATCGATCGACCGCGACCGACGAGCTCGGCGGCTCCCCGGTCGGCATCATGCATGCGTGCGGGCACGACACCCACATGGCCGCGCTGCAGGGCGCGCTGCGCATCCTCGCGGACCGGGACGACTGGTCGGGCACCGTCATCGCGGTGTTCCAGCCGGCGGAGGAGACCATGGACGGCGCGCTCGGTATGCAGGATGCGCTGCGCGAGCTCTTCCCGGACGGCATCGACGTCGCGCTCGGGCAGCACGTCATGCCGGGAGCGGCGGGCACGGTGCTGACGGCAAGCGGACCCGTCATGGCCGCGAGCGACCACTTCGTCGTCACGGTGCGCGGCCGCGGCGGCCACGGCTCGCAGCCGGAGAAGACGATCGATCCGATCGTGCTCGCGGCGAGCATGGTGCTGCGGCTGCAGACGATCGTCTCGCGCGAGGTCGCGCCCAGCGATCAGGCGGTGCTCACGATCGGCACCTTCCGCGCCGGCACGAGGCAGAACATCATCCCCGAGACGGCGCGCTTCGAGATCAACATCCGCACCTTCGACGAGCGCGTGCGCACCCGGATGATCGCGGCGATCGAGCGCATCGTGCAGGGCGAGTGCGCGGTGGCGGGCGCGCCGCCCGCCACGATCGAGACGGGTGAGCGGGCGCCGCTGACGATCAACGACGCGGCTGCGGCCGCCGCCGTGGGTGCCGCCTTCGACGCCGCGTTCGGCGACCGGCACATGCCGCAGACGCCGCTGCTCGGCTCGGAGGACTTCAACTACCTGCCCGACACGTGGGGCGCCCCCTCGGTCTACTGGTTCTACGGCGGGTTCGATCCCGAGCTCGTGGCCGAGGCGACCGCGCGCGGCACCGCCGACGCGGACGTGCCCTCCAACCACTCCCCCGACTTCATCCCGGTGCTGCAGCCGACCCTCGACACGGCGACGACCGCGATGGTGGCGGCGGCGCGCGCGTTCCTCGTCTGA
- a CDS encoding ABC transporter permease, producing MTAPAPRTAPRARRPHRSASDLALTIWGVLVLLFLFAPIIVIVVHSFNDGRLLVSFDSFGFTAFRAIVDNPIVQDAVRVSVITAAISAIIATALGTLAGIAMARHPGRWAWWFLGMLLLVSVTPEIVDAIALLPWFVFLGQDAGMPLFDNGYVRLSIGSSLFAMAIVSYIVRARLVGQEGNLEEASGDLYATPFTTFRRVTLKRAMPAVLAGFLLAFTLSLDNTIIAAFVQVSGTTPWPVYVLSAVRSGLRPEIAAVSTIMLLLTLVALGIVAMVLRRAGDSATQIARTMTGG from the coding sequence ATGACCGCCCCCGCGCCCCGCACCGCGCCGCGCGCACGCCGCCCGCACCGATCGGCGAGCGACCTGGCGCTCACGATCTGGGGCGTGCTGGTGCTGCTGTTCCTGTTCGCGCCGATCATCGTCATCGTCGTGCACTCGTTCAACGACGGGCGACTGCTGGTGTCGTTCGACAGCTTCGGCTTCACCGCCTTCCGCGCGATCGTCGACAACCCGATCGTGCAGGATGCGGTGCGCGTCTCGGTCATCACCGCAGCGATCTCCGCCATCATCGCGACGGCGCTCGGCACGCTCGCCGGCATTGCGATGGCGCGGCACCCCGGTCGGTGGGCGTGGTGGTTCCTCGGCATGCTGCTGCTGGTGTCGGTCACGCCCGAGATCGTCGACGCGATCGCGCTGCTGCCGTGGTTCGTCTTCCTCGGCCAGGATGCGGGGATGCCGCTGTTCGACAACGGCTACGTGCGCCTGTCGATCGGCTCGTCGCTGTTCGCGATGGCGATCGTCTCCTACATCGTGCGCGCTCGCCTCGTCGGCCAGGAGGGCAACCTGGAGGAGGCATCCGGCGATCTCTACGCGACGCCGTTCACGACCTTCCGCCGCGTCACCCTCAAGCGCGCGATGCCGGCCGTGCTCGCCGGCTTCCTGCTCGCCTTCACGCTCAGCCTCGACAACACCATCATCGCCGCGTTCGTGCAGGTCTCGGGCACGACGCCGTGGCCTGTGTACGTGCTCTCGGCCGTGCGCTCCGGCCTGCGGCCCGAGATCGCGGCCGTGTCGACGATCATGCTCCTCCTCACGCTCGTCGCCCTCGGGATCGTCGCCATGGTGCTGCGCCGCGCGGGCGACTCGGCGACCCAGATCGCGCGCACCATGACCGGCGGCTGA
- a CDS encoding ABC transporter permease yields the protein MRRRSFGALLALPAWFWLATFFVAPVAMVIWFSFGYKPGVFGTHANDILSFDRYAEALSPTFAMTFQNTLWVGMLGTLLCFLIGAPVAYWLAFKVRPERRGIMLALVLIPFWTNFLIRTIGWQVILAPEGWASQALEAVGLGPIDILYTRAAVLLGVVYNYLPLMILPLYVAFDRVGPQVREASRDLGAGSLATIVRVTLPLSKPGIIAGVLLVFIPLMGDYITATVLGGAQGNMVGQLVASQFQSAQNWALGSAMAVVLMLVITLTIAVCGLALWLLALPLRWRGRLVLGPETADRSAR from the coding sequence GTGCGTAGGAGGTCGTTCGGCGCGCTGCTGGCACTGCCGGCGTGGTTCTGGCTGGCCACCTTCTTCGTCGCCCCCGTGGCGATGGTGATCTGGTTCAGCTTCGGCTACAAGCCCGGCGTGTTCGGCACGCACGCGAACGACATCCTCTCCTTCGACCGCTACGCCGAGGCGCTCTCGCCCACGTTCGCCATGACGTTCCAGAACACCCTGTGGGTGGGCATGCTCGGCACCCTGCTGTGCTTCCTCATCGGAGCTCCGGTCGCCTACTGGCTGGCCTTCAAGGTGCGACCGGAGCGGCGCGGCATCATGCTCGCGCTGGTGCTCATCCCGTTCTGGACCAACTTCCTCATCCGCACGATCGGCTGGCAGGTGATCCTGGCTCCCGAGGGATGGGCGTCGCAGGCGCTGGAGGCCGTGGGGCTCGGGCCGATCGACATCCTCTACACGCGCGCCGCGGTGCTGCTCGGCGTCGTCTACAACTACCTGCCGCTCATGATCCTGCCGCTCTACGTCGCCTTCGACCGGGTCGGGCCGCAGGTGCGGGAGGCGTCACGGGATCTGGGCGCCGGGTCGCTCGCGACCATCGTGCGGGTGACGCTGCCGCTGTCGAAGCCGGGCATCATCGCCGGCGTGCTGCTGGTCTTCATCCCCCTGATGGGCGACTACATCACCGCGACCGTGCTCGGCGGCGCGCAGGGCAACATGGTCGGTCAGCTGGTCGCGAGCCAGTTCCAGAGCGCGCAGAACTGGGCGCTCGGCTCCGCGATGGCGGTCGTGCTCATGCTGGTCATCACCCTCACGATCGCCGTCTGCGGTCTGGCGCTCTGGCTGCTCGCTCTGCCGCTGCGCTGGCGCGGGCGGCTCGTGCTGGGGCCGGAGACCGCCGACAGGAGTGCCCGATGA
- a CDS encoding ABC transporter ATP-binding protein, whose protein sequence is MSNAPDATAAPADLETARGSIQLAHVTKRYGDHVAVDDLVLDIQPGEFLSLLGPSGCGKTTTLRMIAGFEHPDAGDIRISGASVLGRPPHRRDVNTVFQAYALFPHMSVAENVAYGLQQRRTPRAEIRSKVTEALEMVQMRSFADRRPTMLSGGQQQRVALARALVNRPAVLLLDEPLGALDRKLREEMQLELKLLQSRLGITFVFVTHDQAEALSMSDRIAIMRDGRIEQLGDPDSVYARPASAYVAAFVGQQNFFEGQLVDAGRGIDGDHVRLRSTDDRLAAGPGMAAVRPEHVRVEPDDGGALPDANAVRGTLLGVSHLGETKQFLVRLGDDQSIVVRQPTAQSLEMSTGDRVRCSWLASDVHLFPATDAAAAGGRIDPPTD, encoded by the coding sequence TTGTCGAATGCACCGGACGCGACCGCTGCCCCCGCCGACCTCGAGACGGCCCGCGGGAGCATCCAGCTCGCCCACGTCACGAAGCGCTACGGCGACCACGTCGCGGTCGACGACCTGGTGCTCGACATCCAGCCGGGCGAGTTCCTGTCGCTGCTGGGGCCCTCCGGCTGCGGGAAGACGACGACGCTGCGGATGATCGCGGGGTTCGAGCACCCCGACGCTGGCGACATCCGCATCTCCGGTGCCAGCGTGCTCGGCCGCCCGCCGCACCGCCGCGACGTCAACACCGTCTTCCAGGCCTACGCGCTCTTCCCACACATGTCGGTGGCCGAGAACGTGGCGTACGGGCTGCAGCAGCGGCGCACGCCGCGCGCCGAGATCCGCAGCAAGGTCACCGAGGCGCTCGAGATGGTGCAGATGCGCAGCTTCGCCGATCGCAGGCCGACGATGCTCTCCGGTGGCCAGCAGCAGCGCGTCGCGCTCGCGCGCGCCCTCGTCAACCGCCCGGCGGTGCTGCTGCTCGACGAGCCGCTCGGCGCGCTCGACCGCAAGCTGCGCGAAGAGATGCAGCTCGAGCTCAAGCTGCTGCAGTCCCGCCTCGGCATCACCTTCGTCTTCGTGACGCACGATCAGGCCGAGGCGCTCTCGATGAGCGACCGGATCGCGATCATGCGCGATGGCCGGATCGAGCAGCTCGGCGACCCCGACAGCGTCTACGCCCGGCCCGCGTCCGCCTACGTGGCCGCCTTCGTCGGCCAGCAGAACTTCTTCGAGGGCCAGCTCGTCGACGCCGGTCGCGGGATCGACGGCGACCACGTGCGACTGCGATCGACCGACGACCGCCTGGCCGCCGGCCCTGGCATGGCTGCGGTGCGCCCCGAGCATGTGCGGGTCGAGCCCGATGACGGCGGAGCGCTCCCGGATGCGAACGCGGTGCGCGGCACCCTGCTGGGGGTCTCGCATCTCGGCGAGACCAAGCAGTTCCTCGTGCGCCTCGGCGACGACCAGAGCATCGTCGTGCGCCAGCCGACCGCCCAGTCGCTCGAGATGAGCACGGGCGACAGGGTGCGCTGCTCATGGCTCGCAAGCGATGTGCACCTCTTCCCCGCCACGGATGCGGCTGCCGCAGGCGGCCGCATCGATCCCCCCACGGACTGA
- a CDS encoding amidohydrolase, which yields MPHADLVLAGGPVFTADAARSRASAVAVADGRIVAVGGDAVRELVGPRTELVDLRGRMLVPGFQDAHVHPVSGGLDLLRCDLAEGTSETEYLDTIARYASEHPDAEWILGGGWSMSAFPGGTPTAATLDRVLPDRPAFLPNRDGHGAWVNSAAMRLAGIDRHTPDPADGRIERDADGNPTGTLHEGAMSLANRLVPAASGELLHEALLAGQRYLHSFGITAWQDAIVGDYSDLGDPGETYRRAAADGSLTARVVGALWWDRTAGLEQIPSLLERRERLSAGRFQATTIKVMQDGVAENFTAAMLEPYCDGHGHATDNAGISFVPPELLREAVAQLDGHGFQVHFHAIGDRAVRECLDAVEHAIGRNGHGDGRHHIAHIQVIHPEDVPRFRELGVAANMQSLWATLEPQMVDLTLPFLGEERSAWQYPFGDLLRTGATLAAGSDWSVSSPNPMAAIHTAVNRQAAPGFEEGDYEPFLPEQSIDLATSLAAYTAGSAWVNHLDGDTGTIRVGALADLAVLDRDPFAGPAGEIGSTRVLQTFVDGARVFAADDA from the coding sequence ATGCCCCACGCCGACCTGGTCCTCGCCGGCGGTCCCGTGTTCACGGCCGACGCCGCCCGCAGCCGCGCCAGCGCAGTCGCCGTCGCGGACGGCCGCATCGTCGCGGTCGGCGGCGACGCCGTGCGCGAGCTCGTCGGCCCGCGCACCGAGCTCGTCGACCTGCGCGGTCGGATGCTCGTGCCCGGCTTCCAGGACGCGCACGTGCACCCGGTCTCCGGCGGGCTCGACCTGCTGCGCTGCGACCTCGCCGAGGGCACGTCCGAGACCGAGTACCTCGACACGATCGCTCGCTACGCGTCCGAGCACCCGGATGCCGAATGGATCCTCGGCGGCGGCTGGTCGATGTCAGCGTTCCCGGGCGGCACGCCGACCGCCGCGACGCTCGACCGGGTGCTGCCCGACCGGCCGGCATTCCTGCCGAACCGCGACGGGCACGGCGCGTGGGTGAACTCGGCCGCGATGCGCCTCGCCGGCATCGACCGGCACACCCCTGATCCGGCCGACGGTCGCATCGAGCGCGACGCCGATGGGAATCCCACCGGCACGCTGCACGAGGGCGCGATGTCGCTCGCCAACCGGCTGGTGCCGGCGGCGAGCGGCGAGCTGCTGCACGAGGCGCTGCTGGCCGGCCAGCGCTACCTGCACTCCTTCGGCATCACCGCGTGGCAGGACGCGATCGTGGGCGACTACAGCGACCTGGGCGATCCCGGTGAGACGTACCGGCGCGCCGCCGCGGACGGATCGCTCACCGCGCGCGTGGTCGGCGCGCTCTGGTGGGATCGCACGGCGGGTCTCGAGCAGATCCCGTCGCTGCTCGAGCGGCGCGAGCGGCTCAGCGCCGGCAGATTCCAGGCGACCACCATCAAGGTGATGCAGGACGGGGTCGCCGAGAACTTCACCGCGGCGATGCTCGAGCCCTACTGCGACGGGCACGGGCACGCGACCGACAACGCGGGGATCTCGTTCGTGCCGCCGGAGCTGCTGCGGGAGGCGGTCGCGCAGCTCGACGGGCACGGGTTCCAGGTGCACTTCCACGCCATCGGCGACCGGGCGGTGCGGGAGTGCCTCGATGCCGTCGAGCACGCGATCGGGCGCAACGGCCACGGCGACGGCCGCCACCACATCGCGCACATCCAGGTGATCCACCCCGAGGACGTGCCGCGGTTCCGCGAGCTGGGGGTAGCGGCCAACATGCAGTCGCTCTGGGCGACGTTGGAGCCGCAGATGGTCGACCTCACGCTGCCCTTCCTCGGCGAGGAGCGGTCGGCATGGCAGTACCCCTTCGGCGATCTGCTGCGCACGGGGGCGACGCTCGCCGCCGGCAGCGACTGGTCGGTCTCCTCCCCCAACCCGATGGCGGCCATCCACACCGCCGTCAACCGGCAGGCGGCCCCCGGCTTCGAGGAGGGCGACTACGAGCCCTTCCTGCCCGAGCAGTCGATCGACCTCGCGACCTCGCTCGCCGCCTACACGGCAGGATCGGCGTGGGTCAACCACCTGGACGGCGACACGGGCACGATCCGCGTCGGCGCGCTCGCCGACCTCGCGGTGCTCGACCGCGACCCCTTCGCGGGCCCCGCTGGCGAGATCGGGTCGACCCGCGTCCTGCAGACCTTCGTCGACGGTGCGCGCGTGTTCGCAGCCGACGACGCATGA
- a CDS encoding spermidine/putrescine ABC transporter substrate-binding protein, giving the protein MTAGKNPIRILASAEAVPLIEREVSRRRFLSIAAITGGSALLAACTPSGGGSPAGSPGATGGTLERELSMYTWGDYDAPDVLSGFSDELGPTIRLDSFSSNEEMIAKLVAARGTSGYDVIVPTGSFIPQMIENELLLPFNKELLPNLTNLDPQYLGRDWDPENQYSVCKAWGTTGFVYDNTVITRELSTWGDFLDAAMTEASGKTTLLDDPAGVLGPYFWRDEIDWNTTDEAQLSACRDFLVNELASHIVAFDSYPGGSAIPQGTHVLMQSWNGDARLGIMESPDPDRWTWVLPGPATELWMDNWAIAAGAPHPEAAHAFINWSMTPDAMLSNLDYIGYHVGGKDLEQVAADAGLEMTDLLFFTDEQLSTMHEGELNESQGRRVEIWNEMKAAAGA; this is encoded by the coding sequence ATGACCGCTGGAAAGAACCCGATCCGCATCCTCGCGAGCGCAGAGGCCGTGCCGCTCATCGAGCGGGAGGTCTCCCGGCGACGCTTCCTGAGCATCGCCGCCATCACGGGCGGGTCTGCGCTGCTCGCGGCCTGCACCCCCAGCGGGGGCGGCAGCCCCGCCGGATCCCCCGGCGCCACCGGCGGCACGCTCGAGCGGGAGCTGTCGATGTACACCTGGGGCGACTACGACGCCCCGGACGTGCTCTCCGGCTTCAGCGACGAGCTGGGCCCGACGATCAGGCTCGACTCGTTCAGCTCCAACGAGGAGATGATCGCCAAGCTCGTCGCCGCCCGCGGCACCTCGGGCTACGACGTGATCGTGCCGACCGGCTCGTTCATCCCGCAGATGATCGAGAACGAGCTGCTGCTGCCCTTCAACAAGGAGCTGCTGCCGAACCTCACCAATCTCGACCCGCAGTACCTCGGCAGGGACTGGGATCCCGAGAACCAGTACTCCGTGTGCAAGGCGTGGGGCACGACCGGCTTCGTCTACGACAACACCGTGATCACGCGAGAGCTGTCGACCTGGGGCGACTTCCTGGACGCCGCGATGACCGAGGCGAGCGGCAAGACCACGCTGCTCGACGACCCGGCCGGCGTGCTCGGCCCGTACTTCTGGCGCGACGAGATCGATTGGAACACCACCGACGAGGCGCAGCTCAGCGCCTGCCGCGACTTCCTCGTGAACGAGCTGGCCTCGCACATCGTCGCGTTCGACTCCTACCCCGGCGGCAGCGCGATCCCGCAGGGCACGCACGTGCTCATGCAGTCGTGGAACGGCGACGCGCGCCTGGGCATCATGGAGTCGCCGGATCCCGATCGCTGGACCTGGGTGCTCCCCGGGCCGGCCACGGAGCTGTGGATGGACAACTGGGCGATCGCCGCCGGTGCGCCGCACCCCGAGGCCGCCCACGCGTTCATCAACTGGTCGATGACGCCCGACGCCATGCTCTCCAACCTCGACTACATCGGCTATCACGTGGGCGGCAAAGACCTCGAGCAGGTCGCCGCCGACGCGGGCCTGGAGATGACCGATCTGCTCTTCTTCACCGACGAGCAGCTCTCGACCATGCACGAGGGCGAGCTCAACGAGTCGCAGGGTCGTCGCGTCGAGATCTGGAACGAGATGAAGGCCGCCGCGGGTGCGTAG